One stretch of Halichoerus grypus chromosome 10, mHalGry1.hap1.1, whole genome shotgun sequence DNA includes these proteins:
- the SLC52A3 gene encoding solute carrier family 52, riboflavin transporter, member 3 encodes MALLVHLLVCTFGMGSWVAINGLWVELPLLVTELPEGWYLPSYLTVVIQLANIGPLLVTLLHHFQPSCLSEVPIIFTVLAVGTLACTLFAFLWDVTSWVLDGHHSIAFMVLTFFLALVDCTSSVTFLPFMSRLPARYLTTFFVGEGLSGLLPALVALAQGSGLTTCVNVTQPSDTTPSTETTGKTVFLQGANSTLVFDLPGTTRSAVHLESRYLPANFSPLVFFLLLSFMMACCLVAFFLLQRQPRPRESSIEDLLTSQVTLHSIRPREGEDLGPPDPGASSKAQGHPEEKTASDRPAHLAFIYVLVAFVNALTNGVLPSVQTYSCLSYGPVAYHLSATLSSMANPLACFLSMFLPHRSLPILGVLTVLGTGFGAYNMAMAVMSPCPLMQGHWAGEILIVASWVLFIGCLSYVKVMLGVILRDRSRSALLWCGAAVQLGSLLGALLMFPLVNVLRLFSSADFCSLQCSA; translated from the exons ATGGCCCTCCTGGTTCACCTGCTGGTCTGCACCTTCGGGATGGGCTCCTGGGTAGCCATCAACGGGCTGTGGGTAGAGCTGCCCCTGCTGGTGACGGAGCTGCCCGAGGGGTGGTACCTTCCCTCCTACCTCACGGTGGTCATCCAGCTGGCCAACATCGGCCCCCTCCTGGTCACCCTGCTCCATCACTTCCAGCCCAGCTGCCTTTCCGAAGTGCCCATCATCTTCACCGTGCTGGCTGTGGGCACCCTGGCGTGCACCCTCTTCGCCTTCCTCTGGGATGTCACCTCCTGGGTGCTGGACGGCCACCACAGCATTGCCTTCATGGTCCTCACCTTCTTCCTGGCCCTGGTGGACTGCACCTCCTCGGTCACCTTCCTGCCTTTCATGAGCCGGCTGCCCGCCCGCTACCTCACCACCTTCTTTGTGGGCGAAGGACTCAGCGGCCTCCTGCCTGCCCTGGTGGCTCTTGCCCAGGGCTCGGGTCTCACCACTTGTGTCAACGTCACTCAGCCATCAGACACCACCCCAAGCACTGAGACCACCGGGAAGACTGTCTTCCTACAG GGAGCTAACAGCACTTTGGTGTTTGACCTGCCTGGGACGACACGTTCCGCCGTCCATCTGGAAAGCCGCTACCTCCCGGCCAACTTCTCGCCCTTGGtcttcttcctcctgctctccttcATGATGGCCTGCTGCCTGgttgctttctttctcctccagcgTCAGCCCAGACCCAGGGAATCTTCCATAGAAGACCTCCTCACCTCCCAGGTCACCCTCCACTCCATCCGGCCACGGGAAGGGGAGGACCTGGGCCCCCCAGACCCAGGGGCTAGCAGCAAGGCCCAGGGGCATCCAGAGGAGAAAACGGCCTCCGACCGCCCAGCCCACCTGGCCTTCATCTACGTCCTCGTGGCCTTCGTGAACGCGCTCACCAACGGCGTGCTGCCCTCCGTGCAGACCTACTCCTGCCTCTCCTACGGGCCTGTTGCTTACCACCTGTCCGCCACCCTCAGCTCCATGGCCAACCCTCTCGCCTGCTTCCTCTCCATGTTTCTGCCGCACAG GTCTCTGCCAATTCTGGGGGTCCTCACGGTGCTCGGGACTGGCTTCGGGGCCTACAACATGGCCATGGCCGTGATGAGCCCTTGCCCCCTCATGCAGGGCCACTGGGCTGGAGAAATCCTCATT GTGGCCTCGTGGGTGCTGTTCATTGGCTGTCTGAGCTACGTCAAGGTGATGCTGGGCGTGATCCTGCGCGACCGCAGCCGCAGCGCCCTCCTGTGGTGCGGCGCGGCGGTgcagctgggctccctgctcggagctCTGCTCATGTTCCCGCTGGTCAACGTGCTGAGGCTCTTCTCATCGGCCGACTTCTGCAGCCTGCAGTGCTCCGCCTAG